The window CCTCCGCTACACCGTCTGGGATCGGGGCAACAAGTTCGCGCTGCTGTCGGCGACCATCCTCAACAAGGACGCCTTCTGTCGCCACGTCGGCCTCGAGCCCTCCCGGGTCGCCCTGGTTGACGTCGGCCATACGTTCCCCGTCGAGAACCGGCCGCTGTACGACGTCACGCAGGGAAAGATGACCTACGAACACCGCGAGGAAACCCTCCCGAAGATCGCCCGGACGATCGTCCGGATCATGCAGAACCACCCCGACGAGAAAGGGCTGATCCACGCCCACTCGTACGCGATTCAGGACGAACTCGAGTCGCTGCTCACTGACTTCGGGGTCGGCGACCGGGTTCGCTCCCACAGCCGGGACGACCGGGATGCCGACCTCGAGGCCTGGAAGGCCAGTTCGGATCCGGACGTCTTCCTCTCGGTGAAGATGGAGGAGGCCCTCGACCTGAAGGGCGACCTCTGTCGCTGGCAGGTGCTGTGTAAGGCCCCGTTCCTGAACACGAGCGACTCCCGGGTAGCCCACCGACTCGAGCAGGGCCAGTGGGCGTGGTACTACCGGGCGGCCCTGCGGACGGTGATCCAGGCCTGCGGCCGGGTCATCCGGGCACCCGACGATTACGGCTCGACGTACATCGCTGACTCGAGTTTGCTCGACCTGTTCGAGCGCGCTCGAACTGATATGCCCGACTGGTTCGCCGCCCAGGTCGACCGGCTCGAGGAACCCGATCTGCCTGCGTTCGAGCCACGGGCGGCCTCTGACTGTCACGCTCGATCGAGATCCGACGGCGATGGCAGGGGGTCGAGTGGGAACGACGGAAAAAGCGACACCTCGAGCACTGACGCTGGTACCGCCTACACCCGCACTCGGGACACCGGCCGCACGAACTCGGGGTCGAGCCGGGGCCGACGCTCACGATCACGTAGCCCGCTCGCCGACGTCTGGGACACCGACGGCTAGAAAATAGTCGCTGCGCCCCAGGCGACCATCGAGGTAACCATCAACAGCGCGAAGAGCGCCGCGATGATCTGGTTCAGGTTCATACACGGTTTTCTCACTGGGGAAGTATGAATTTGACGTCCATATGTTGTGAGTTTGGCTCGACGAGGGTTTTGCTCGAGGCCGATCGGGCACGTTCCTGACGAGGGGTCGATCGATTCGGTGCGTTCCTGACGAGGGGTCGATCGATTCGGTGCGTTCCTGAAGAGGAGTGGTGTGTCTCTGCCGTGGGTGTCACCTTACGCGAGCGTCCACCACCACGTGTTCGACGCCCGCGCTGTGGGATTTGACGCGTCGCGTCTCGAGCACCTCGAGACTCCGCCCAACCCGCTCGACGGCGGCCTCGAGCCGACCGATCGGTCGCTCCCACAGCTCCGCCTCGGGCGTCGCCTCGTGATAGTGGATCACCCCGCCGGGCTCGAGCGCCTCGAGGGCCGCGGGGAGAAAGTCGACGGCCTCGTCGGATCTCGCGCCGTGGCCCTCGTCGTCGACGCCATCGGCGACGCCGTAGTAGCCCATGACGACCCGGTCGGCGGTGACGTCCGCCGCCAGATCGCGACAGTCGCTGTGGTAGGCGTCGACCTGTCTCGAGACCTCGTTGGCCATCGCGTTCTCGAGCAGGTAGCGAAACGCCGTCGGGTTCAGTTCGGTCGCGGTCACCCCTGCTCCCGCCCGCGCCATCGGGAGCGTGAAGTAGCCGACGCCGGCGAACATGTCGAAGACGCGTTCGTCGGGCTCTACGACCGTCGCCATCCGTCGACGCTCGGCCTGGTTCCCCGGCGAGAACATCACCCGTGTCGGGTCGAGGGCGTAGTGCGTGCCGTCCTCGACGTGCACCGTTTCGGTGTCCCTCGAGCCCGCGAGCAGACGCGTCCGGGGTTCGCGGTAGGTGCCGCTCTCCGCCTCGTTCGCGATTCCGTCGTCGGCCAGCACGGTCTCGGCCTCGCCGTGCAACTCGAGCAAGGCTTCAGCGACCTCGGTTTCGTCGTGGCACTCCGGAGGCAGCCGAACGAGGATCACCGAGCCGACGACGGCCCACGACCCCGGTGCCGTCTCGAGGTCGGCGTCGCTCCACCCGCGCTCGCGGAGGTGGTCGGTGAGGTCGCGGGTACGATAGTCGGGGTCGACCTGACGGATTACCTCGAGGACGGCCGTGTCGGCGGGTGGCTCGAGCACCGGCAGCGCGACCGTTTCGGGGCCGTACTCCCGCACCCGGCGGTCGTCGTCGTAGACGCCCTCGGCTTGCAGGGATTCGATCGCGGTCTCGGATCGTGACTTCTCGACGACGACGGCCAGGGGGTGTAGGTTCGACTCGAGGGTTGGGTCGCTGGAGTCTGTGTGCTGGGTCGGGACGGCTTGGCTCGAGTTCGTGTCCTGATTCAGGTTCTCCGGGCTCGAGTCGGCGTCCCGGTTCGAATCGCCATCGCTCTGCGATTCCCTATCTTCCTTCGCTACAAAACCTGTAGCTTCAACTTCAGAATCCGTAGTAACTTCACTATCCGTACCGTTGGACTCGTTCTCGCCTCGAGCCCCCTCGTCTTCCTCACGCATCGTTCTCCGGGAGGACGTGGAGGCCGGCGCGACTCTTGAGGGTGGGAACCGTCTCAGTGTCGGGATCGACGTAGTCCGGTCGAGCAATTGTCTTCGCCTGGAAGGTTTCGGGATCGAGCACCTGGATCGAGCGCTCGTCCTCGACGGTGACGACGGTCGTCTCGACGGCGTCGTCGTGCTCGCCGAGTTTGCGCGCATCGGGAGCGTTCCCCTCTTCGTAGCTGGCTTCGTAGCGCTCGCCGGTCGTGAGCCGAATACCCTTGAGGTTGCCGTGGGCGCTACTGACGAGGACGGGCCCGCCGTCGTCGTACGCGAGATCGATCACGTCGCCGGGGACGTACGGGGGGAGTCGGACGGCGAACGTGACGCGGTAGACGCCGTTGCCGTCTTCGTCCTCGGTGACGAGCGTTTCGGCGTCGTTCACGGTGCCGCCGAACTCCTCGACCATCTTGTTCGCGATCTTCTTGCCGATCTTGTTGGTCGAGACCCGCATGTTGAGGCCGTCGTCGGTCTCGGTCGTCTCGGTGATGAAGGCGTTGCGGTCGCCCGTCGCCTCCATGTCGGCGACGATGTCCTCGGCGATCACCTTCGCGCGTTCGATCTCTTCGGTCGTGGGGGTTCGATCCTCGGCGCGGATCTGGACGATGCTGGCGTAGTAGTCGCCGGCGATCCGGCCACACCGGGTACAGGTCTGGCGGGCGATCTTTACGGGTACCATCACCTGTTCTTCGACGGGTGTGCCACGGACGATGCCGGTGAAATAACTGTGCATCCGTACCGTATTCGGGCCGACTTCCTCGGGTTCGACCTGCCAGGCGACGTCGTCGACGTCGACGTGGACGGCGAGCGCCTCGCTCACCTCCTCGATGGCGACGTCGGTGTAATCCTGGGCACCGACGTCGACCCAGCGGCGACCCCGGTGGACGGCCCCACACTGGGCGCAGACGCGGACGTCGATCCGGTCTGGCGCGTCGATGAACTCGAAATCGTCGAAGTAACAGCTATCACAGAGGTCGACCTCGGCGCTCGGGCGCAACGGGTCGACGGCAGCGTCGTCGTCCTCGCGTCGATCCGGGACTGGATCGCCACAGCGAGGACAGAACGCACGCGAATCGGTCATGTCCCCTCGTTTGGGTCTGAGAGAGTTAAGCGCCGCGTTCGACTGACGCCCCCCCAGACGCGAGTCGACGGTGAGCCCCGAACGCAGTCGACTACTCTACCGGGTCGTCCAATCCGTCAGCTCGACGACGTAGCCACTCGAGGGTGAGCGCCCCGCTAACGACACCTGCGCCGGTCGTGAACCCGGGCATCCCGTCGTCCTGCTCGTCCGTCCCGTCGTCCAGTTCGGTACCGAAGACGACGTCGTCATCCTCGTCCGATTCTCCGTCGCCTTCGTCCGTTTCCGTTTCTCCGTCGTCCGTTTCATCATCGTCGTCAGCTCCGTTCTCGTCGTCAACCGATTCCGCGTCGTCACCGTCGTCGCTTTCGTTCGCCTCGCCATCGTCTTCGTCCGGATCGTCGACTCCGTTCTCGCCTCCCCCGGATCGGATCGCGAGGAGTCCGTCGTCGCTGGCGAAGACCGTCCCGTCGGCGAACGCGAGATCCGTCGGGCGCGACTCGGTTTCGACGACCCACTCGAGGTCGTCCTCGACGACGTCGAACGCGGCGACACCCGTCCCCTCGCTCGAGTCGTCGATGCCGACGTAGACGGTCGGGCCAGCACCCACCGGCATGCCGAACGTCGCGTCCTCGATCGTCGACCGCCAGTGCTCCTCCCCCGTCTCGTGATGGTAGCCGACGATCCCGTCCTCCGCCGCCATGTAGACGTGTTCGCTTGTGGCCAATCCGACTGCAGACCCCGATTTCCCCCAGTTGAGTTCGCCTGTGTCCGTCTCGTAGACAGCCACCAGGTCGTCACCGCCGGCCTGGGTCGAGACGGCGCGGTTGGTCGCAACGATGAGTTGCGCTCGATACTCCCCGTGGTCGTTCGTCCACCGCTCGCTCCCGTCGTCGATCTCGGTTGCGTACAGCGTCTCGCCGTCCGTCGTGAAGACGGCCCCGTCGCCAGCGGCGACGGGCTGTTCGATCAGCGAGCCGTCGTCGGGTTCGAACGTCCACGCCTCGTCCCCGTCGTCGGCCTCGATCGCGTAGAGCGTTCCATCCGCGACGACGAACACCGTTCCCTCGACGACGGTCGGAGACGGAACGGCGTCGTCGGGCTCGAGGTCGATCTCCCAGCCGACCTCGTCGTTGCCGATATCGATCGCGGTCAACCGGTCGCCACCGACGTAGAGCGTGCCGTCGACGACGGCCGGCGTGCCACCAGCCCCAATGTCGTTGGTTTCTCCGAGCAGTTCCCCGCTGTCCGCGTCCAGTGCGTGGATCGCCCCGTCGACGGTCAGGAAAACGATCCCGTCGACGACGGCGACCGGGCCGCCGTGGTCGTACTCCCAGGCGACGGCGGCAGATGCGTCCGGCCCGCTCTCATCCGGTACGTAGGCGGTGTTGCCCGCGTTTCCGCGGATGGACGACCAGCCAACAGCGGACGCCCCGTTCGAGCCGCTATCGGCAGTTGCCGGGCGCGTAGAGAGAATCCCCCCGACGGCAACTGTTAGCCCGGTGTACTTCAACACGTGCCGTCTCGTCGTATTCGTCATGATCGCGAGTGTGGTAGAACCACCGGCACTTTCCTATGGGCACGTTAGCATCGTCCCACCCGGGTAAAGCGTTCCGATCGATCGTTCGAGCAGCGCAACTGTACGTCCAAACCCCCGTTGGATCCTTTGCTCGTGGTGAAACGATACCCGTTCTCACCGTGGGTCACGAGATCCCGGTTCCAGGCGAAACGAGGGGGTGTTCCGATCACGGTTTGTTCGCCCTTCGATTCGAGACCAATCCGACTTCCTCCGACCATCAGCGCAGCCTGTTGCGATTTTAGTTTCTCGACCTCGAGGCACGTCCGATCGTTCTCGTTCCTGACCCTCGTCTCGAGTGGAGTCCCAGCCGACCGTCGGCCATACGTCAGACGCCCGTCATACACCCACAACTGTTGACGTGTCAGACGTGCTACCTCCTCGTGATCTCCATGCGAAATGAGGGGGTTTACACGCGAGCGGTTGAAACGACAGAAAATTGATTTTCTACGGGTCGTGTCGCCAGTAGAACTTATTCAGCCAGACCCCCTCTATCGAACCATGGACTGGAAACCGGACTGGGGACTTCGATTTCGGATGTTCCTGACGATGTTTCTGCTGTTCGCCCTCTACATCGTGTTCGCGGGGGTGCTCACCGCCTATCTCACTGGCGGGGCGAATCTGCTCGTCTTCGCGATGCTCTTTGGTGGAATGTCGTTCGTTCAGTACTACTTCAGCGACACGCTGACGCTCAAGACGATGGGCGCGAAGAAGGTCTCCCCTCAGGAGTATCCGCAGCTTCACAGTTCGGTCGAACGCCTCTCCCAGCAGGCTGATCTCCCGAAACCGAAAGTCGCGGTCATCGATTCGAAGGTGCCGAACGCGTTCGCAACGGGCCGGAACCAGAAAAACGCCGCCGTCGCCGTCACCACGGGGCTGATGGGAAAACTCTCTCGCGAGGAACTCGACGGTGTGATCGCCCACGAACTCGCCCACGTCAAAAACCGGGACATGATGGTGATGACCATCGCCTCGTTCCTCTCGACGGTCGCGTTCATGATCGTCCGCTGGGGCGCGTTATTCGGCGGTCGCGGCCGCGGCGGACGGGGTGGTGGCGTCGTCGTCGCCATCCTCGTCTCGCTGGTCGTCTGGATCATCAGCTATCTCCTCATTCGGGCGCTCTCGCGGTACCGGGAGTTCGCCGCCGACCGAGGTGCTGCAGCGATTACCGGGAACCCCGCCGCCCTCGCCTCGGCGCTCATGACCATCTCGGGGGAGGTGGACAAGATTCCGGACAAAGATCTGCGCGAGGAGGCCGAGATGAACGCGTTCTTCATCATCCCGCTGAAGTCGGGCGTCGTCGGTCGCCTGTTCTCGACCCATCCACCGACCGAGCGCCGCGTCGAGCAGTTGCGGGAACTCGAGCGGTCGATGGAAATGGTCTGAGGCGCTGACTCGAGCAATCTGGCATTCCAGGACTCCGAGGAGAAAACGCGAGCTTTCAAACCCTCGCCACCCAACTGGGGAACATGGGACTCCTGGACGGACTCCGTGCCGTCCTCGGCATACGCGCGGAATCGGACGCCAGCCGGGACGCCGACCCCGACGACCTCTTCGGGATGAGCACCGCTTACCTGACGATGGAAGCCGACCTGGGCTACGACTCCGTCGACGCCGGTGCCCTCTGCTTCGCGGGCGTCGACTCGAGTAGCTTTCGCGATGCCGTCGACGAGGTCGAGGCCATCCTCGAGGCCGGCCGCGAGGACACGGGCACCGACTTCCGGGTCACCGAGGACGACCACGGCTATCACTGGGTCGTCCTCGAGGACAGCGACCCCGAGGATCTCATCACGAGCCTCCACTTCGCCGCGGACACGTTCATCGAGCGAAGCTACGGCTCGCGGCTTCTGGCGGCCGTCTTCGGCTACGAGCGCGACGGCGACCCGGCCTACTGGATCTACTCCTTCCGCCGGGGGGCCTACTACCCCTTCGCGCCCCGACCCGGCCGGGAACGGGACTCGAGTATGGAGTTCAAACTCGAGTCCGTCCTCGACGGTGAACTCGAGATCGAACCAGACAAGGAGTACTGGTACCCGTTGTGGCCCGGCTCGAGCGGCAGCCACCCCTGGGAGTGACCGGACAGCTGTCTCGTGTCGGGTTCTGGGTGGAACACCCCCGCGTGCGACCCCCACCCGAGAACGGGGCGTGACCTTTTTCTCGTCTCGGCGGGACGTGCTGGCCGATGGAGACCAATCTCGAGTCGATTCCGGGCGTCGGCGAGAAAACCGCCCGCGCACTGGCTGAACTCGACGACCCCGAAACCGCGCTCGAGACCGGTGACGTCGCCGCACTCGCACGCGCACCCGGGATCACCGTCGGCCGCGCGGCCCGCATCGCCCGCGGCGCGATCCGCCAGGAACACGACGACCCCGGCGGCTTCCTCGCCACCGACCGCACCCGGGAGATCTACCGGACGGTGCTCTCGCTGTGTCAGGAACGGACGGTAACCGACTACGCGGCCCACCGCCTCGAGACGCTGTACCCGAGCCCCCGGCGCTCGCGCATCGAGGAGGTGCAGTCGTTCACCCGCCGCGCGCTCGAGCGCGACCCCGACCCGGCCGTCCTCGAGGCCCTGGAGGGCGTCGAACCGCTCGAACGACCCGGCGACGTCCGCGTCCGCGACCGGTGTTTGGCGACGACCGACGCCGAACGCTACAGCGAAGCGCGGGCAGCGATCCCCGAACTCTCTGTCGAAATCGTCGAGGACGCCCAGGGGCTGGCCGAGCTAGCCAGAGGCTACGCGACCGTGATCGCTATCGACGAGTCGTTCGCCGGGATCGACCTCGAGGGTGACGTTCGGGTTCGCCCCGACGCCCTCGAGGAACCGGCGTCGATCGTTCCCGAGCGACCGCTGGCGTTTTTCGCCCGCAATCGGGAACGGCTGCGGGCGGCGGTAGCGGTGCATCGGGCGCTCGAGGGGGACAAAAACGACGGTTTCGAGGGCGGCGACGAGCACGGCGAGGACGGAACCGGCATCGTGGACGTCGACACGGACGTCGATATCGATCTCGCGGCACTCGAACGCGGCCTCGAGCGCCTGGACGACGACGGCACCGTCGCGGGCGACGACGAACTCGATCGACTCACCGTCGCCGTCGACGATCTGGATACGGTGGTCGGCGTCGCCGAGAGCGTGGCGAACGACCGCCTTCGGGAGGCGATTCAGGAACAGGACGTCACCATCGAGGGCGCCGACCTGCTCTCGCTGGTCGAACGCGGCGCCGGTGTCGACTCCTTGCTCTCGCGGGAGCTCGCCGACGAGTACGCCGCGGCCGTGACGGCCGCTCGAGAGCACCTGACCGACGCGCTGGATCTCGACGTCGGGGAGGCGGAGTTCGCCCAGCGAATCTTCCGCGACGAGCCGACGTTCCCGGTCGAGCGCGACGAGAACGCCGTCTCCCGCCTGCGAGAGGAACTCGTCGCCGCCCGTGATCGACGGGCCGCCACACTCAAGCGCGACCTCGCGGCCGACCTGGCCGCCCAACGCGAGGGAGCACAGGAACTCGTCCGCACGGCTCTCGAGTTAGACGTCGAACTCGCCATCTCTCGGTTCACCCGGGATTTCGCGTGTACGATGCCCGAGTTCGTCTGGGACGCCGACGCCAACGGCAACAACAACGGAGCGACCGTCGGCTTCGCGATCGAGGGCGGCCGCTCGCCGGTACTCGAGGAGCCCCTCGAGGCGATCGATCCCGTCGACTACGAGGTATCGGGCGTCACCCTCCTTTCCGGGGTCAACAGCGGCGGGAAGACCTCGACGCTGGATCTGGTCGCGAGCGTCGTCGTGTTGGCCCACATGGGTCTGCCGGTGCCAGCCGAACGCGTCCGTCTGCGCCGCTTCGACGACGTCCACTATCACGCCAAGAGTCAAGGCACCCTCGACGCGGGGGCGTTCGAGACCACCGTCCGGGAGTTCGCCGACCTCGCCGCCGGCGGCGAGGGCTCGCTCGTCCTGGTCGACGAACTCGAGAGCATCACCGAACCCGGCGCGAGCGCGAAGATCATCGCGGGTATCCTCGAGGCGCTCACCGAAAACGGGGCGACGGCGGTGTTCGTCTCGCACCTGGCGGGGGAGATCCGCGAAACGGCGGACGTGGACGTGGCCGTCGACGGCATCGAAGCCGTGGGGTTGGTCGACGGCGAACTCGTGGTCAACCGGTCGCCGGTGACCGATCACCTCGCCCGCTCAACACCGGAGTTGATCGTCGAGAAACTGGCCGGCGAGGACGACACCCAGTTCTACGAGCGATTGCTCGAGAAGTTCGAGTGAGTTTCTGTGGCCGTGGCTCCAGTGGGGCGGTTTTTCGTGGGAGCCGCTCACGCCGAAGCATTTCACTCGAGCCCCGCACTCACGACGACGCCTCGAGTGAACCAGCCTCTCGAGCGCTCAAGTCGTCTCCGACGGCTCGCATCCCCCTGTAGCCGCCGACGGTGACGAGCGCGCTCGCGAGGAACGCGACGAAGATGCCGGGTTCGGGGGAGACGGTGACGTAGTGTGCGGGGTACCCGGCGGCGAAGACGTTCTCGAGGGAGGTGTAGAGCACCCCGAGCGAGAGCACGGTCAGTGCGCCCACTGCGGTGGTCACTTTCGTCTCGAAGGCTGTCCACTCGCGCATGTAGACGACCCAGAGACTGATCGCGCCGGCGAGCGGGGCGAGATACCCCATGCCGGAGAACCCGTTCGACGTCGTGGTCGTGCCGAGGACGTCGATGCTCGCCCAGGGCAGGAAGGCACTCGCAATGAGGAGGGCACCACCAACGACAGCCAGCCGTTCGTTTCCGTCGGAGGGAATGTCGATCATCACGCCGTTCTGGCCCCGTTTTCCTATATAAACTCGGGGACGATCCGAGGCCGTCGTTCCGGGACGCCTCGAGTGCTCGCGCTTCGATCCGAACCCGCCGAAACCGACCGCAAACAACTAAGTAGCTTCGAGAGCGTGGTGAAAGTGATGACTGGCGACCCCGAGGAGGGGATGTTGTCGTGGGACGAGTCGGTGTTCCGCAACGAACACGTCTTCGAGATCGACTACGTCCCCGAGACGTTCCGCCACCGCGATTCGCAGATGCAGAGTCTCACCTACGCGCTGCGACCGGCGGTTCGGGGGTCGCGTCCGCTGAACGTGATGGTACGTGGTCCACCGGGCACCGGGAAGACGACCGCCATCCAGAAACTGTTCGACGAGGTCGGTGCCCAGACCCGCGACGTCCAGACGATCCGGGTCAACTGCCAGGTCAACTCGACGCGGTACTCCGTGTTCTCGCGGCTGTTCGAGGGCTGTTTCGACTACGAACCGCCCTCTTCGGGCATCTCTTTCAAGAAGCTCTTCGGCCAGATCGCCGAGAAACTCGTCGAGGACGACCGGGTGCTCATCGTCGCGCTCGACGACGTCAACTACCTGTTTTACGAGAACGAAGCGTCGGACACGCTGTACTCGCTGTTGCGCGCCCACGAGGAACATCCCGGCGCGAAAATCGGCGTCGTCGTCGTCTCCTCGGATCCGGCGCTCGAGCCGATCGACGAACTCGACACGCGCGTCCAGAGCGTGTTCCGCCCCGAGGACGTCTACTTCCCGATGTACGACCAGCCCGAAATCGCCGACATTCTGCACGAGCGCGTCACGCGCGGCTTCCACGACGAGGTGGTCGCCACCGACGTTCTGGATCGCGTCGCCGCACTGACCGCCGAAAGCGGCGATCTCCGGGTCGGAATCGACCTCCTTCGGCGGGCAGGGCTCAACGCCGAAATGCGCGCCAGCCGCACCGTCGAACTCGAGGATGTCGAGACGGCTTACGAGAAATCGAAGTACATCAACCTCTCGCGCAGCCTCAACAACCTGGCCGAAAACGAGCGCAACTTGCTCGCGGTACTCGTCGAACACGACGGTGCCCAGGCGGGGGACGTCTACGACCTGTTTCACGACGAGACGGGACTCGGCTACACCAGGTATTCAGAAATCGTCAACAAACTCGATCAGTTAGGGCTGATCGACGCCGAGTACGCCGAGATCGACGGTCGCGGCCGGTCTCGAGCGCTCTCGCTGGCGTACGAACCCGAGGCGATTCGGGATCGGCTCGAGTGATCGCCGACCGTTTTGGTGCCCGCCGAATGTGGTGTGACTTTTACTCCAGCGGCTCGGTCACTTTGGCGGGATGATTCGGCCGCGAGAGCTGGATACGTCCATCGCCGATGACGGTGATCCGGTACCCCTCGTAGACGAACTCGAACGTCTGGCCGGGGCTGCGTTCGGCGGTGCCGGAGCGGTGACTGAACAGCGTATTGAGGGCGTCCGGATCGACGACCTCGTAGATCGGTGCCAGTTCGATCGGTGACTGGCCGTCGACGCGGGCGACGAGGTCGACGATCGCCTCGATGGGGCCTGTTGCGAGGTCGAACGACTCCGTGTAGGTTCGTTTTGTCGCGCTACGAAGGGAGGGCGGTGTCGAGTCGTCGGCGGAATCCATACTCGTAGCTCACCGGTCGTCCCTGTAGATGCAATGCTGGCCATATCAACCCATTAAGTACTCGTTACTGATGGGTCACTCCGGTTGGGGTGTGCCGTTCCCGATCCAACCGGCCGATTCGAAACGCTGTTACCGGGTGTGATTTCGGGACAGTAGGCAACGCATTCGGTATCCGTGGCCGTCCTCGAGACGATCGGGGCTCACTCGAGTGATGGCCGATTGTCTTCTGTGTCCAACCGACATCCACAGAGAGCACCCGACGTGTCGGGTTCGGTTCGCCGAGCAGCGCACACAACGCTCATGTCAGTCGACGGGCAAAGGTAACGTATGACTGCGCCCCTGAAACTCGCCGGGTTCGTCCTGGTGGCCCTGATCGCCCTCTGGATCATCTTCCAGGTCGTCGTCGGCATCGTCACGACGGTCGTGAATCTCATCGTGAGCCTGGTCGTCCTGGCCGTCATCGTCGGCTTGCTCTATCTGGCAGTGACGGCGTTGACCTGATCGTG of the Natronosalvus vescus genome contains:
- a CDS encoding ATP-dependent DNA helicase yields the protein MHPDRIFEAFPAPSYRGNQEQALRDIRDAFQAGNDVVLVRAPTGSGKSLLARAVAGCARTVDEAEPSEATGAYYTTPQVSQLDDVAGDDLLQDLNIIRGKSNYTCILPGELDTPVNQAPCVRERGYDCSVQHRCPYFSDRAIASNRSIAAMTLAYFMQTAGSEVFRKRDVVVIDEAHGLSEWAEMYATIQLGPRTVPFWDDLRVPEVDSVERAARYAEALAQRCTSRKDDLLAQETLTPGDVRERDRLQELIGELEFFVKDYRDPESPTTWLVDQGDADGGGGVGSSGSNNSDDGGDGEPQGGPLTIKPMDPERYLRYTVWDRGNKFALLSATILNKDAFCRHVGLEPSRVALVDVGHTFPVENRPLYDVTQGKMTYEHREETLPKIARTIVRIMQNHPDEKGLIHAHSYAIQDELESLLTDFGVGDRVRSHSRDDRDADLEAWKASSDPDVFLSVKMEEALDLKGDLCRWQVLCKAPFLNTSDSRVAHRLEQGQWAWYYRAALRTVIQACGRVIRAPDDYGSTYIADSSLLDLFERARTDMPDWFAAQVDRLEEPDLPAFEPRAASDCHARSRSDGDGRGSSGNDGKSDTSSTDAGTAYTRTRDTGRTNSGSSRGRRSRSRSPLADVWDTDG
- a CDS encoding class I SAM-dependent methyltransferase — protein: MREEDEGARGENESNGTDSEVTTDSEVEATGFVAKEDRESQSDGDSNRDADSSPENLNQDTNSSQAVPTQHTDSSDPTLESNLHPLAVVVEKSRSETAIESLQAEGVYDDDRRVREYGPETVALPVLEPPADTAVLEVIRQVDPDYRTRDLTDHLRERGWSDADLETAPGSWAVVGSVILVRLPPECHDETEVAEALLELHGEAETVLADDGIANEAESGTYREPRTRLLAGSRDTETVHVEDGTHYALDPTRVMFSPGNQAERRRMATVVEPDERVFDMFAGVGYFTLPMARAGAGVTATELNPTAFRYLLENAMANEVSRQVDAYHSDCRDLAADVTADRVVMGYYGVADGVDDEGHGARSDEAVDFLPAALEALEPGGVIHYHEATPEAELWERPIGRLEAAVERVGRSLEVLETRRVKSHSAGVEHVVVDARVR
- the htpX gene encoding zinc metalloprotease HtpX, which gives rise to MDWKPDWGLRFRMFLTMFLLFALYIVFAGVLTAYLTGGANLLVFAMLFGGMSFVQYYFSDTLTLKTMGAKKVSPQEYPQLHSSVERLSQQADLPKPKVAVIDSKVPNAFATGRNQKNAAVAVTTGLMGKLSREELDGVIAHELAHVKNRDMMVMTIASFLSTVAFMIVRWGALFGGRGRGGRGGGVVVAILVSLVVWIISYLLIRALSRYREFAADRGAAAITGNPAALASALMTISGEVDKIPDKDLREEAEMNAFFIIPLKSGVVGRLFSTHPPTERRVEQLRELERSMEMV
- the pspAB gene encoding PspA-associated protein PspAB, whose translation is MGLLDGLRAVLGIRAESDASRDADPDDLFGMSTAYLTMEADLGYDSVDAGALCFAGVDSSSFRDAVDEVEAILEAGREDTGTDFRVTEDDHGYHWVVLEDSDPEDLITSLHFAADTFIERSYGSRLLAAVFGYERDGDPAYWIYSFRRGAYYPFAPRPGRERDSSMEFKLESVLDGELEIEPDKEYWYPLWPGSSGSHPWE
- a CDS encoding 60S ribosomal export protein NMD3; the encoded protein is MTDSRAFCPRCGDPVPDRREDDDAAVDPLRPSAEVDLCDSCYFDDFEFIDAPDRIDVRVCAQCGAVHRGRRWVDVGAQDYTDVAIEEVSEALAVHVDVDDVAWQVEPEEVGPNTVRMHSYFTGIVRGTPVEEQVMVPVKIARQTCTRCGRIAGDYYASIVQIRAEDRTPTTEEIERAKVIAEDIVADMEATGDRNAFITETTETDDGLNMRVSTNKIGKKIANKMVEEFGGTVNDAETLVTEDEDGNGVYRVTFAVRLPPYVPGDVIDLAYDDGGPVLVSSAHGNLKGIRLTTGERYEASYEEGNAPDARKLGEHDDAVETTVVTVEDERSIQVLDPETFQAKTIARPDYVDPDTETVPTLKSRAGLHVLPENDA
- a CDS encoding MutS-related protein, translating into METNLESIPGVGEKTARALAELDDPETALETGDVAALARAPGITVGRAARIARGAIRQEHDDPGGFLATDRTREIYRTVLSLCQERTVTDYAAHRLETLYPSPRRSRIEEVQSFTRRALERDPDPAVLEALEGVEPLERPGDVRVRDRCLATTDAERYSEARAAIPELSVEIVEDAQGLAELARGYATVIAIDESFAGIDLEGDVRVRPDALEEPASIVPERPLAFFARNRERLRAAVAVHRALEGDKNDGFEGGDEHGEDGTGIVDVDTDVDIDLAALERGLERLDDDGTVAGDDELDRLTVAVDDLDTVVGVAESVANDRLREAIQEQDVTIEGADLLSLVERGAGVDSLLSRELADEYAAAVTAAREHLTDALDLDVGEAEFAQRIFRDEPTFPVERDENAVSRLREELVAARDRRAATLKRDLAADLAAQREGAQELVRTALELDVELAISRFTRDFACTMPEFVWDADANGNNNGATVGFAIEGGRSPVLEEPLEAIDPVDYEVSGVTLLSGVNSGGKTSTLDLVASVVVLAHMGLPVPAERVRLRRFDDVHYHAKSQGTLDAGAFETTVREFADLAAGGEGSLVLVDELESITEPGASAKIIAGILEALTENGATAVFVSHLAGEIRETADVDVAVDGIEAVGLVDGELVVNRSPVTDHLARSTPELIVEKLAGEDDTQFYERLLEKFE
- a CDS encoding PQQ-binding-like beta-propeller repeat protein — encoded protein: MTNTTRRHVLKYTGLTVAVGGILSTRPATADSGSNGASAVGWSSIRGNAGNTAYVPDESGPDASAAVAWEYDHGGPVAVVDGIVFLTVDGAIHALDADSGELLGETNDIGAGGTPAVVDGTLYVGGDRLTAIDIGNDEVGWEIDLEPDDAVPSPTVVEGTVFVVADGTLYAIEADDGDEAWTFEPDDGSLIEQPVAAGDGAVFTTDGETLYATEIDDGSERWTNDHGEYRAQLIVATNRAVSTQAGGDDLVAVYETDTGELNWGKSGSAVGLATSEHVYMAAEDGIVGYHHETGEEHWRSTIEDATFGMPVGAGPTVYVGIDDSSEGTGVAAFDVVEDDLEWVVETESRPTDLAFADGTVFASDDGLLAIRSGGGENGVDDPDEDDGEANESDDGDDAESVDDENGADDDDETDDGETETDEGDGESDEDDDVVFGTELDDGTDEQDDGMPGFTTGAGVVSGALTLEWLRRRADGLDDPVE